DNA sequence from the Planctomycetaceae bacterium genome:
TCCGCGTACTGCTGTTCGTCGCGCAGAATGGCGTCGCTTGAGTCCGGGTTCTGTCCCGGAGCAAACCGCCACGCAGAATCCGACGGCCGTTCTTCGTCGATCGCCGAGTCTTCGCCTGCCGCCTCGTCGGCGCCGTGCTGTTCCGGGAAGTCAGTCGCAGGGATTTCGTCGCTCACTTCGCCGGACGAATCTGCTGTGGCGGCTGATTCGTGTTCCCGCAGCCAGATCGCGACGGCCGAACGCCCAGCGGCGACCGCTTCTTCGACTTCCACCTGGAATTCCTCGCGGATGCGTTCGGCGGCGGTTTCCAGTTGATGATCGATGTCGCGAATCTTCAGTTCCAGTTCGTGAAATTGAGTCTCGTGGCGACGACAGACGTCTCGCGCCTGTTGTTCGGCCTGAGTGGCTTCCTGACGGCGGCGTTTCAGAATGCTGCGGGCATCGCTGCGGCGCAGGATCTGGTGATGAAGCTGCTCATCGAACACCTGCAGTTCGGCCATTTCCGCGCGCACATTCAGCGTGCTGAGATTCAGTTCCGCCAGCCGTTCCTGTCCGCTGGTCAGGCGCCGCTGAGCTTCCTGTTGCTGCAGCAGGCGCTGCTGCAGGTCTTCCTTCAGCCGCTGCAGTGCCTCCAGAATTCCGGATACGCGTTCTTCGGAACGTGTCAGTTCCAGACTCTTGTCCGTCCGTTCCTTTTCCAGAGTCTCGATCTGTTGCCGATCAGTCTGCAGTGCTGTCCCGGCGTCTTCGATCAACTGCTGAAGTGTTCCGAGCTGTTCATCGCCGGCCTGCCGCCGCGTTTCCGTTTCCTGAATTCTTTGACGCAGCATGGCCGATTGCGTATCCAGCATCTGAAGCTGTTCGACCAGCTTTTCGGACTGCTGGTCGGCTGCCTTGAGTTCTCGCAGCGTGTCGGAATGCTGCCGCTCGCAGCCGCGCAGTTCGCCCGCGCAGGATTCCACGGCGGCCCGGCGGTCGCGAAGTTCGCTGTCGGTTGATTCAATGGACGTGACGAGTGTCTGCAGACGCAGGTCTCGTTCGGAAATCAGGTGTTCGATGCGATGCAGTTCATTCCGCAGGCGTCGCAGTTCGCTCTTTCGCGACAGCACGGCGGATTCCGAACGAACATTTCCGGCGAACAGCGTGCCGTCTTTTTCGATCAGCTCACCCTGCAGTGTGACGAACCGGATTTCGTCGCCGACCTCGGCCGCCAGTCGCAGCGCGTCCGCCAGGGATTCGACGATCCAGGTGTCAGCCAGCAGGTGAGCCGCCAGGTTGGGCAATCGAACGGGTGATCGCGCCAGGCTGTCGGCTCGACCAATCACACCGGGCCGGCCGGCGAGCAGACCGGCGCCGGCGGTTTCTGACGAAAACACCGAACGCGTGATCGCACCGTCTTCGCTGCCATCGATCCAGGTGACGTTCAGTTCGGGAGCGAATTCGTCGGCAACGGAACCGGCAGGCTCGGAACCCAGCCAGTTGTCATCGAACGCGCCCAGCGCGAGTGCTCCCGACCAGGTCCCGATCTGCGACAGGTCGTCCGCGTCGGCCGCCGGCGGAGCGGTTTCCGCGGGCGGAGATGATGAGCCAGCGGGATTCGTGCCGACCGGTTTCTGAGCGTCTTCCAGCGACACAAACCCGACTCGCCCCGTAATGCGGCAGCGGCCGGAATTGAGATAATCGACCAGCGGTTTCAGGCGATCGATCACCAGCAGTTGTGCTCGACCGGACAGCGCCACTTCCAGCAGCGCGGCGTTGTTCATGTCGACGTCCAGCAGATCCGACACGCTGCCGCGGATCAGATTCCAGGGTTCGTGCGTACCTTCTTCGGCTCGCTTCAGGATCTCCCGGACGCCGATGCCGAAGCCTTCCTGCCTGTCTTCCAGATCCTCCAGCACGGTCCGGCGCGCGGTTGCCGCACTTCGGTGTTCACGCAGTTCGGCCAGCGATTCGCGGGACTTCGATTGTTCGGAAAGCAGCGATTCGCGGTTCGACAGCAGCTCATCCGCCTGTTCTTCCGCGACCTTCAGGCGCTCCTGAGC
Encoded proteins:
- a CDS encoding AAA family ATPase encodes the protein MLRSLELFGFKSFADKTVFEFSSGITGVVGPNGSGKSNVVDAIKWILGDQSAKSLRGKDMTDVIFNGSSSRGGSQFAEATLVFDNRLRFLPIELDEVSVGRRLWKSGDSEYLINRNVARLKDVRELFVGTGAGSAAYCIIEQGRVDQILQSNAANRRLIFEEAAGVSRFKSRKTEAIRRLERVEQNLLRLTDIVDEVESQVSTVRSQAQRAARYREVSTELEELWVGMVADDFRRQSMVRQEIQQERDAGSETLASMRQQQQDAAAQLAEADAALTAVDDELREVERGRSELRSRIASLETTLRHQSARETELRSELVRLQRQQIVMDGRVSEAEAEQKHLENVLTVEQKRFDECHAVREQASLRLRELRSSVDAEQQRIDARMNDLTVRTRQNSDIASRLGSLENELQALQKQRQELLDSKETLSADIERLRVQSRKHDEAVRHAQERLKVAEEQADELLSNRESLLSEQSKSRESLAELREHRSAATARRTVLEDLEDRQEGFGIGVREILKRAEEGTHEPWNLIRGSVSDLLDVDMNNAALLEVALSGRAQLLVIDRLKPLVDYLNSGRCRITGRVGFVSLEDAQKPVGTNPAGSSSPPAETAPPAADADDLSQIGTWSGALALGAFDDNWLGSEPAGSVADEFAPELNVTWIDGSEDGAITRSVFSSETAGAGLLAGRPGVIGRADSLARSPVRLPNLAAHLLADTWIVESLADALRLAAEVGDEIRFVTLQGELIEKDGTLFAGNVRSESAVLSRKSELRRLRNELHRIEHLISERDLRLQTLVTSIESTDSELRDRRAAVESCAGELRGCERQHSDTLRELKAADQQSEKLVEQLQMLDTQSAMLRQRIQETETRRQAGDEQLGTLQQLIEDAGTALQTDRQQIETLEKERTDKSLELTRSEERVSGILEALQRLKEDLQQRLLQQQEAQRRLTSGQERLAELNLSTLNVRAEMAELQVFDEQLHHQILRRSDARSILKRRRQEATQAEQQARDVCRRHETQFHELELKIRDIDHQLETAAERIREEFQVEVEEAVAAGRSAVAIWLREHESAATADSSGEVSDEIPATDFPEQHGADEAAGEDSAIDEERPSDSAWRFAPGQNPDSSDAILRDEQQYAEIRDAIDQRVNRLRRQLRKIGNVGMESLDNLTELETRFQRLHTQLKDLEAARDTLREMVRKINVESRRMFLESFECIRGHFRELFRRLFGGGEADVILEDPDDVLECAIDVVARPPGKELRSISLLSGGEKTMTAVALLLSIFRSRPSPFCILDEVDAALDDANIGRFVGVLKDFQNETQFIMITHRKPTMAVTDVLYGVTMEESGISKRLSVRFEEIDEHGNFVPRGQERSRAA